Proteins from a genomic interval of Asterias rubens chromosome 16, eAstRub1.3, whole genome shotgun sequence:
- the LOC117300997 gene encoding DNA (cytosine-5)-methyltransferase 3A-like isoform X3, translated as MYTVHYIQNTLCVMFMTFCIALPFSYKTQRHVVLSYHQIPKLLIFRVLKMPFYGKQLTIGQGRRHKPSPRSLVACPYQEKKDNKPSTLPKELLFELDDKKSVSQDPSKLKSKPPKDLNPKPQEAGVDQKPHCDHKVPTLGQDGKFTSRRNKRIDGKLGKGVTINAAPSRPESQWKVSESKRSKKDSLAKIQKTGSNKKSPKLLERPPATGGRKAKTRKSGKQNDPLEAERDDSLPSWAMRSQEDADKADMAMSSSVPAGQVDTPTSHNMTAVASSKSRRLSQTARKLHPIPESLLEVPTCTSTLDPMTMSSSGLDGQVQSPTTHKVKTTIASRKSRRQKARKLDPSPESSCLLEVPTCTLGPSTESSVKHLSVKIGKLPFASQHPISSTSSNQQKGPDVDDQDCNHDGVSLCSLRNACLKDDRESPRQKADTLDTMKSNGVPASESVYNQYLWNLTVASDIKNVPLLEDDEERKSPQSNDANLKTTESFGKSGLHPCTPLVSEEDIFQVTMPLGEDVNNNSIVNESVDNEGHSDSPACLPGLSYLRHRLATDLPVHAQPTGPASEHTQDQRDFTANASSPVFLQTLKAPVLRMRKRGRTEEGVRGHSGWEESLRQRPATISRFQAGDASPITSPKKPEAKTEKKRWQSPPSKKLKRSEDADGQPQDPVDQKTNDAVLPTSVSLGVLQDRYLYGEIIWGKMKGFNWWPGLVVHHFTCRREPAPSDACWVNWFGDNKFSKLNLNQVVSFQEFPAHFSKTTFLHTALYRKAVFHGLALASKRAVKAFSADPNPFLVDQPKNSRHYSTAWMAFMNLCDEMISWASEGFEPSGPEGIKPTQDERQVPVRPRSPSPPPSPRMSTPSKRTSKRAWKDMRETVMEEVRNGSKDIQAVCLGCGSSDLSSEHPFFIGGMCDVCRVDFIEAVYVFDEEGYQCYCCICAEGKDIILCDQAECYRSFCYECLDYLVGPGTVLKVLSKEHWSCYLCDPESTPAGLLSCRSDWAQKLQLLFQRDNKNFSPLRSYPPVEMAKRRPIRVLSLFDGIGTAGMVALKELGVMVDCYLASEINEEAVKVSTVRHDGVIQQLDDVRQITEQGIRSLGPIDLVIGGSPCNELSIANPARKGLYEGTGRLFFDFYRLLNAARPTEDSDRPFFWLFENVVGMANQDKIDISRFLQCDPVVVDAKDVSPAHRARYFWGNLPGMNRPKVTTDNAHLHLQDCLEPNCNRQAQVSKVRTVTTKINSLKQKNERLQPVMMNGQEDTLWSTEMERIFGFPEHYTDIGNMSRTSRHKLIGQAWSVPVIKHLLAPLKEYFTCETHQ; from the exons atgtacactgtacattacATACAAAACACACTGTGTGTAATGTTTATGACATTTTGTATAGCTCTTCCTTTTTCATACAAAACACAGAGACATGTGGTACTGTCTTATCATCAG ATTCCAAAACTGTTGATATTCAGAGTGTTGAAAATGCCGTTCTATGGGAAACAG TTGACAATTGGCCAGGGACGCCGACACAAGCCATCCCCTAGATCGCTGGTAGCATGCCCTTATCAAGAGAAAAAGGACAACAAGCCGTCTACCTTGCCTAAGGAACTACTCTTTGAGCTGGATGATAAGAAGTCCGTTAGCCAAGACCCATCCAAGCTAAAGAGTAAACCTCCAAAGGATTTAAATCCAAAGCCTCAAGAAGCAGGTGTTGACCAGAAGCCACATTGTGACCACAAAGTTCCAACTCTGGGGCAAGATGGCAAGTTTACCTCGAGACGAAATAAAAGGATAGATGGCAAACTGGGAAAGGGTGTCACCATAAACGCAGCTCCCAGTCGACCGGAAAGCCAGTGGAAGGTCAGCGAGAGTAAACGATCTAAAAAAGACAGCCTAGCTAAAATCCAGAAAACCggatcaaataaaaaaagtccCAAACTGCTTGAACGACCGCCGGCCACTGGAGGAAGAAAAGCGAAGACCAGGAAGAGTGGGAAACAGAATGACCCTCTAGAGGCTGAAAGAGATGACAGTTTACCAAGCTGGGCGATGAGAAGTCAGGAGGATGCAGACAAGGCAGACATGGCTATGTCCTCTTCTGTGCCTGCTGGACAAGTGGACACGCCAACCTCTCATAATATGACAGCTGTTGCTTCTAGTAAGTCGCGAAGGTTAAGCCAGACGGCAAGAAAGTTGCATCCAATTCCAGAAAGCCTCTTAGAAGTACCAACATGCACCTCTACCCTTGATCCTATGACTATGTCCTCATCTGGGCTTGATGGTCAAGTGCAATCGCCAACTACTCATAAAGTGAAGACGACCATTGCTTCTCGTAAGTCACGAAGACAGAAGGCAAGAAAGTTAGATCCTAGTCCAGAGAGCAGCTGTCTCTTAGAGGTACCGACATGCACCCTTGGTCCCTCCACAGAATCATCCGTGAAACATCTTTCTGTCAAAATTGGCAAATTGCCTTTCGCGTCTCAGCATCCCATCTCAAGTACAAGTTCTAATCAGCAGAAAGGTCCAGATGTTGATGACCAAGATTGCAACCATGATGGTGTGTCACTCTGCTCCCTAAGAAATGCCTGCCTTAAAGATGACCGAGAGTCTCCCAGACAAAAAGCTGACACTTTAGACACAATGAAGAGTAACGGTGTGCCAGCTAGCGAGAGTGTGTATAACCAATACCTCTGGAATCTTACTGTAGCATCAGACATTAAGAATGTGCCGCTGTTAGAAGACGACGAAGAGAGAAAGTCACCACAAAGCAATGATGCCAACTTGAAGACGACTGAGAGCTTTGGAAAGTCTGGGTTGCATCCCTGTACTCCTCTTGTCTCCGAGGAAGATATTTTTCAGGTGACAATGCCACTTGGTGAAGATGTCAATAACAACTCAATTGTCAACGAGTCTGTCGATAATGAGGGGCACTCTGATTCACCGGCTTGTCTTCCTGGGTTATCCTACCTTCGACACCGTCTAGCTACAGACCTTCCTGTACATGCACAGCCGACAGGCCCAGCTTCAGAACATACCCAAGACCAAAGAGACTTCACTGCCAATG CTTCAAGCCCAGTTTTCCTCCAAACTCTGAAGGCTCCTGTTTTGAGAATGAGAAAGAGAGGTCGAACAGAG GAAGGAGTAAGGGGGCATAGCGGATGGGAAGAGAGTCTTCGACAAAGACCGGCAACAATCTCCAGGTTCCAAGCTGGTGACGCGTCTCCGATAACGTCACCCAAGAAACCTGAGGCCAAGACCGAGAAGAAAAGATGGCAG tcgCCTCCAAGCAAGAAACTCAAACGTTCAGAAGACGCCGATGGCCAACCTCAAGATCCTGTGGATCAGAAAACAAACGATGCAGTGTTGCCAACCAGCGTG TCACTCGGTGTTCTCCAGGACAGGTATCTATATGGAGAGATCATCTGGGGTAAAATGAAAGGTTTTAATTGGTGGCCTGGCCTCGTTGTCCATCATTTCACCTGTAGGAGGGAGCCTGCCCCCAGCGATGCTTGCTGGGTAAATTGGTTTGGTGATAACAAGTTTTCCAag TTGAACCTGAATCAGGTTGTTTCATTTCAAGAGTTCCCCgctcatttctcaaagactacattTCTGCATACTGCCCTCTACAGAAAAGCTGTATTTCATGGTCTGGCG TTGGCATCTAAGAGAGCAGTCAAGGCCTTTTCCGCTGACCCAAATCCATTCCTAGTTGACCAGCCTAAAAACAGTCGGCATTACAGTACAGCGTGGATGGCATTCATGAACCTGTGTGATGAGATGATCAGCTGGGCCTctgagggattcgaaccctccgGACCTGAGGGAATTAAGCCAACTCAAG ACGAGCGGCAGGTGCCTGTGAGACCCCGCTCCCCATCGCCCCCACCGAGCCCAAGGATGTCCACTCCCTCCAAACGGACCTCCAAGAGGGCATGGAAAGATATGAGAG AAACAGTCATGGAAGAAGTGCGCAATGGTTCAAAAGACATCCAAG CTGTGTGTCTCGGATGTGGGAGTTCTGACTTGAGTTCGGAGCATCCGTTCTTCATTGGTGGCATGTGTGACGTCTGTAGG GTGGATTTCATCGAGGCAGTGTACGTGTTTGATGAGGAAGGCTACCAG TGTTATTGTTGTATCTGTGCTGAGGGCAAAGACATTATCCTGTGTGACCAGGCTGAGTGCTATCGCTCTTTCTGCTATGAATGCCTGGATTATTTGGTTGGACCGGGTACGGTTCTGAAG GTTCTTTCCAAAGAGCACTGGAGCTGCTACTTGTGTGATCCCGAGTCGACCCCTGCCGGCCTCCTCTCCTGTCGCTCTGATTGGGCTCAGAAACTGCAGTTGTTATTCCAGAGGGACAACAAGAACTTCTCGCCGCTGCGGAGCTACCCCCCTGTGGAGATGGCAAAGCGTCGACCCATCAGGGTCTTGTCTCTGTTTGATGGCATCGGGACAG CAGGAATGGTAGCTCTGAAGGAGCTTGGGGTGATGGTTGACTGTTACTTAGCCTCGGAGATTAACGAGGAGGCTGTCAAAGTATCGACGGTACGACACGATGGCGTCATCCAGCAGCTTGATGATGTACGACAGATCACTGAGCAAGGG ATCCGATCCTTGGGACCGATTGACCTCGTCATTGGTGGGAGTCCCTGCAATGAATTGTCCATCGCGAACCCGGCCCGCAAAGGTCTATATG AAGGGACGGGGCGATTGTTCTTTGATTTCTACCGGCTCCTCAACGCAGCGAGACCAACGGAGGATAGCGACCGACCCTTCTTCTGGTTGTTTGAAAACGTCGTTGGGATGGCCAACCAAGACAAAATAGACATCTCAAGATTTCTACAG tgTGATCCAGTGGTGGTCGATGCCAAGGATGTGTCGCCAGCCCACAGAGCGCGCTACTTCTGGGGGAACTTACCTGGAATGAACAG GCCAAAGGTGACTACAGACAATGCTCACCTTCACCTCCAAGACTGCCTGGAGCCCAACTGCAATCGCCAAGCTCAG GTATCCAAGGTTCGAACAGTCACAACAAAGATAAACTCACTCAAGCAGAAGAATGAACGCCTGCAACCTGTGATGATGAACGGCCAAGAAGACACACTGTGGTCTACTGAGATGGAGAG GATCTTTGGCTTTCCAGAGCATTACACAGACATTGGTAACATGAGCCGCACATCCAGGCACAAGCTGATTGGTCAAGCGTGGAGCGTTCCTGTTATAAAGCACCTTCTGGCCCCACTTAAGGAGTACTTTACCTGTGAGACCCATCAGTAA